From the Myripristis murdjan chromosome 14, fMyrMur1.1, whole genome shotgun sequence genome, one window contains:
- the zcchc10 gene encoding zinc finger CCHC domain-containing protein 10: MATPMHRIIARRQAEANKQNVRCQKCLEMGHWTYECTGKRKYLHRPSRTVEMKKKLKENEMKQNSITGPGREGSNEKKVKKKSKDSSDSSSDSDSSSADSSSDSSDSSSSSSDDSDSSSDSDDDSSSSSSSSSSSSSSDSSDSGSSSDSDQGPPKKKKKKK, translated from the exons ATGGCGACTCCCATGCACAGAATAATAGCCCGGAGGCAGGC GGAGGCCAACAAGCAAAATGTGCGCTGCCAGAAGTGTTTGGAGATGGGACACTGGACGTACGAGTGCACGGGGAAGAGGAAGTATCTGCACAGGCCTTCAAGAACAGTGGAGatgaaaaagaaactgaagGAGAACGAGATGAAACAGAACAGCATCACCGG GCCAGGAAGAGAAGGCTCCAATGAGAAGAAAGTAAAGAAGAA GTCTAAAGACTCCAGCGACAGCAGCAGTGATTCAGACAGCTCGTCCGCTGACTCATCGTCCGACAGCAGTGactcctccagctcctcgtCAGATGACAGcgacagcagcagtgacagtgacGATGacagctcttcctcctcctcctcttcctcctcctcttcatcttcagaCAGCTCAGACTCAGGAAGTAGCAGTGATTCAGATCAAGGgccaccaaagaagaagaaaaagaagaaatga